From one Anopheles bellator chromosome 1, idAnoBellAS_SP24_06.2, whole genome shotgun sequence genomic stretch:
- the LOC131205890 gene encoding uncharacterized protein LOC131205890 isoform X1: protein MLCVQATERGRRVDGAGPRELIHKLARACQIRQWKSKCGMRRPSLGQNEDDLSRLTTIISPTSISLSSNGQSDPVLAGTANHDPHHDVSCSRKTNSINHNNNNNSICNSTSSSSSSSSTTSSSSSSHSSSSSSKHSNNSSSSSNNTSGNSGGGSRGVGGGGGGGSINRSNSSSSSNSSINSSESRNEVARKIGGGNIVVGSGEGGGGDGFTSPEPSPPPPPPPTVLVNQYLPNLINSSEWQNCRKRKERQDSTSSISQDRKLIRSNSEEHLPNCAEVIRRVSSHEDFKKRTPAVEISIDKENIIAEEPADGEAADEQHHRQQVFEKNLKNSADDLKKFFIGSVESVGNCADGPFGGVREQQRQLHQPHHHHHQQHLHHSGSKSQLQQQQHRLSPCRDILKSRRDSDSEQDCEHERRRHCERFSKTRPPPGRKSVSPRARKQSSKFHHGSTTTAAMVKDRAGHVAVLTAGSEHFYSKHDTHSSVSKATDRRSGGLGRVAKSDPRSVAAFLQQTINKDHQSAGATIDDSPMGETTPLADYNDNTVLEKNQAAAAEMESTSEPDQERRVDTSEGPLSPREKLPWGQSYPDDTPALVCQRFADDKFDHAKRMDSVSHAKLRPVSSGGSLKLYGAYHRSEDNAGVTGGTKSAVAPVANNMFDERVKTISRKLSGLKKKVTQFEERFERDHGCRPTHGDRSADPAIKSIVVEMHKLRREKNQIKADLVVFSAKGGPQAAGSGGTEGHDDEKRLGKMKDTIADIEKRLTEKRETDQRSENLDLLSNDQLTEEKASVQRALLYLESMYGRPASRDERDAARPLYDRYRLIKRLVNRANSISGPCGVANSQMPTILEHEALAIIGTSTPSTDISPPSATSTLQSPTDTGGSSAPTSGVGGTQSADDSEASTTTTTTSSATENIHSMTADELWQHYDTTRDEKKELRRTIKEFEQQFEETTGRKMLKSDRKSIEDTYALYKQKKAKLRLIDALFKKQMQV from the exons ATGTTGTGTGTTCAGGCGACCGAGCGCGGTCGCCGTGTGGACGGGGCCGGACCCAGAGAGTTGATTCACAAGCTGGCCCGAGCGTGCCAGATTCGCCAGTGGAAGAGTAAA TGCGGCATGCGTCGCCCGTCACTGGGACAGAATGAAGACGACCTCAGTCGTCTGACAACGATCATCTCCCCGACCAGCATCAGCCTCTCGTCGAACGGTCAATCCGACCCGGTGTTGGCAGGTACGGCGAACCATGATCCCCATCATGATGTCAGCTGCAGCAGAAAGACAAATAGcatcaaccacaacaacaacaataacagtaTCTGCAACAGCaccagtagtagcagcagcagcagcagcaccactaGCAGCTCCAgtagcagccacagcagcagcagcagtagcaagCACAGCAataacagcagcagtagtagtaacAACACAAGCGGCAACAGTGGCGGTGGTAGCCGcggtgttggcggtggtggtggtggcggaagcATCAACCGTAGCaacagtagtagcagcagcaacagcagcataaacagTAGCGAAAGTCGCAATGAAGTAGCGAGGAAGATTGGCGGTGGTaacatcgtcgtcgggtcgggcgaaGGAGGTGGTGGAGACGGGTTCACTAGTCCCGAACCGtctccaccgccacctccgccgccgacggtgttGGTGAACCAGTATCTGCCGAATTTGATCAACTCGTCCGAGTGGCAGAACTGCCGGAAGCGCAAGGAGCGCCAGGACAGTACGTCCTCGATCAGTCAGGACCGGAAGCTGATCCGATCGAACAGCGAGGAGCACCTGCCGAACTGTGCGGAGGTCATACGGCGCGTGTCGTCGCACGAGGACTTCAAGAAGCGTACCCCGGCCGTAGAGATTTCCATCGACAAGGAGAACATCATCGCCGAGGAACCGGCCGACGGTGAGGCCGCCGacgagcagcaccaccggcagcaggtGTTCGAGAAGAACCTCAAGAACAGTGCGGACGATTTGAAGAAATTTTTCATCGGCAGCGTCGAGAGTGTAGGCAACTGTGCTGATGGACCTTTCGGCGGCGTCAGGGAGCAGCAACGCCAGCTCCACCAgcctcatcaccatcatcatcaacagcatctGCACCATTCCGGGAGTAAGTCGCagttgcaacagcagcagcaccgtctATCACCGTGCCGCGATATCCTGAAGTCGCGCCGTGACTCGGACAGCGAGCAGGACTGCGAGCATGAACGGCGACGGCACTGCGAGCGGTTCTCGAAGACTCGCCCTCCGCCCGGTCGCAAGTCCGTGTCGCCCCGGGCTCGCAAGCAATCGTCCAAGTTCCACCATGGCTCcacaacgacggcggcgatggtgaagGACCGTGCCGGACACGTGGCCGTGCTGACGGCCGGAAGTGAGCATTTCTACTCGAAACATGACACACACTCTAGCGTGTCgaaagcgaccgaccggcgtAGTGGAGGTCTGGGACGCGTTGCCAAATCGGATCCGCGGTCCGTCGCCGCCTTCCTACAGCAAACCATCAACAAGGACCATCAATCGGCGGGAGCTACGATCGACGATTCGCCGATGGGCGAGACAACGCCGCTGGCCGACTACAACGACAACACCGTGCTGGAGAAGAAccaggcggcggccgccgagaTGGAATCGACGTCGGAACCGGATCAGGAACGGCGAGTGGACACCAGCGAAGGGCCACTGTCGCCACGCGAAAAGCTTCCCTGGGGCCAATCGTACCCCGACGATACGCCGGCTCTCGTGTGCCAGCGGTTCGCCGACGACAAGTTCGATCACGCCAAGCGCATGGACTCGGTGTCCCACGCCAAACTGCGGCCCGTGTCGTCCGGCGGTTCACTTAAACTGTACGGTGCGTATCACCGGAGCGAGGACAATGCGGGCGTCACCGGCGGGACCAAATCAGccgtggcaccggtggccaacaataTGTTCGACGAGCGCGTGAAGACGATCAGCCGGAAGCTGAGCGGGCTGAAGAAGAAGGTGACCCAGTTCGAGGAGCGGTTCGAGCGCGATCATGGCTGCCGGCCGACGCACGGCGACAGATCGGCCGACCCGGCCATCAAGAGCATCGTGGTCGAGATGCACAAGCTGCGCCGGGAGAAGAACCAGATTAAGGCCGATCTGGTGGTGTTCTCGGCGAAGGGCGGTCCGCAAGCGGCAGGCAGCGGCGGAACAGAGGggcacgacgacgagaaaCGCCTCGGCAAGATGAAGGATACCATCGCCGATATCGAGAAG CGTTTGACGGAAAAACGTGAAACGGATCAGCGGAGTGAAAATCTGGACCTCCTGTCGAACGATCAGCTGACGGAGGAAAAGGCGTCCGTTCAGCGTGCCCTGCTGTACCTGGAGTCGATGTACGGTCGACCGGCGAGCCGCGATGAACGGGACGCGGCCCGGCCACTGTACGATCGCTACCGGCTCATCAAGCGCCTAGTGAACCGCGCCAACTCGATCAGTGGCCCTTGCGGCGTGGCCAACTCTCAGATGCCAACCATCCTTGAACACGAGGCGCtcgccatcatcggcacctCGACCCCGTCCACCGATATTTCTCCTCCGTCGGCCACTTCGACGCTACAGTCACCTACGGACACGGGTGGCAGTAGTGCACCGACCTCCGGTGTAGGCGGCACCCAATCGGCGGACGACTCGGAAgcatcgaccaccaccacgacgaccagCTCCGCTACCGAGAACATCCACTCGATGACGGCGGACGAGCTGTGGCAGCACTACGATACGACGCGCGACGAAAAGAAGGAGCTACGCCGCACGATCAAGGAGTTCGAGCAGCAGTTCGAGGAAACGACCGGACGTAAGATGCTAAAGTCCGATCGCAAATCCATCGAGGACACCTACGCTCTCTACAAACAAAAGAAGGCGAAGCTCCGCCTAATCGATGCGCtgttcaaaaaacaaatgcaagTCTAG
- the LOC131205890 gene encoding uncharacterized protein LOC131205890 isoform X2: MRRPSLGQNEDDLSRLTTIISPTSISLSSNGQSDPVLAGTANHDPHHDVSCSRKTNSINHNNNNNSICNSTSSSSSSSSTTSSSSSSHSSSSSSKHSNNSSSSSNNTSGNSGGGSRGVGGGGGGGSINRSNSSSSSNSSINSSESRNEVARKIGGGNIVVGSGEGGGGDGFTSPEPSPPPPPPPTVLVNQYLPNLINSSEWQNCRKRKERQDSTSSISQDRKLIRSNSEEHLPNCAEVIRRVSSHEDFKKRTPAVEISIDKENIIAEEPADGEAADEQHHRQQVFEKNLKNSADDLKKFFIGSVESVGNCADGPFGGVREQQRQLHQPHHHHHQQHLHHSGSKSQLQQQQHRLSPCRDILKSRRDSDSEQDCEHERRRHCERFSKTRPPPGRKSVSPRARKQSSKFHHGSTTTAAMVKDRAGHVAVLTAGSEHFYSKHDTHSSVSKATDRRSGGLGRVAKSDPRSVAAFLQQTINKDHQSAGATIDDSPMGETTPLADYNDNTVLEKNQAAAAEMESTSEPDQERRVDTSEGPLSPREKLPWGQSYPDDTPALVCQRFADDKFDHAKRMDSVSHAKLRPVSSGGSLKLYGAYHRSEDNAGVTGGTKSAVAPVANNMFDERVKTISRKLSGLKKKVTQFEERFERDHGCRPTHGDRSADPAIKSIVVEMHKLRREKNQIKADLVVFSAKGGPQAAGSGGTEGHDDEKRLGKMKDTIADIEKRLTEKRETDQRSENLDLLSNDQLTEEKASVQRALLYLESMYGRPASRDERDAARPLYDRYRLIKRLVNRANSISGPCGVANSQMPTILEHEALAIIGTSTPSTDISPPSATSTLQSPTDTGGSSAPTSGVGGTQSADDSEASTTTTTTSSATENIHSMTADELWQHYDTTRDEKKELRRTIKEFEQQFEETTGRKMLKSDRKSIEDTYALYKQKKAKLRLIDALFKKQMQV, encoded by the exons ATGCGTCGCCCGTCACTGGGACAGAATGAAGACGACCTCAGTCGTCTGACAACGATCATCTCCCCGACCAGCATCAGCCTCTCGTCGAACGGTCAATCCGACCCGGTGTTGGCAGGTACGGCGAACCATGATCCCCATCATGATGTCAGCTGCAGCAGAAAGACAAATAGcatcaaccacaacaacaacaataacagtaTCTGCAACAGCaccagtagtagcagcagcagcagcagcaccactaGCAGCTCCAgtagcagccacagcagcagcagcagtagcaagCACAGCAataacagcagcagtagtagtaacAACACAAGCGGCAACAGTGGCGGTGGTAGCCGcggtgttggcggtggtggtggtggcggaagcATCAACCGTAGCaacagtagtagcagcagcaacagcagcataaacagTAGCGAAAGTCGCAATGAAGTAGCGAGGAAGATTGGCGGTGGTaacatcgtcgtcgggtcgggcgaaGGAGGTGGTGGAGACGGGTTCACTAGTCCCGAACCGtctccaccgccacctccgccgccgacggtgttGGTGAACCAGTATCTGCCGAATTTGATCAACTCGTCCGAGTGGCAGAACTGCCGGAAGCGCAAGGAGCGCCAGGACAGTACGTCCTCGATCAGTCAGGACCGGAAGCTGATCCGATCGAACAGCGAGGAGCACCTGCCGAACTGTGCGGAGGTCATACGGCGCGTGTCGTCGCACGAGGACTTCAAGAAGCGTACCCCGGCCGTAGAGATTTCCATCGACAAGGAGAACATCATCGCCGAGGAACCGGCCGACGGTGAGGCCGCCGacgagcagcaccaccggcagcaggtGTTCGAGAAGAACCTCAAGAACAGTGCGGACGATTTGAAGAAATTTTTCATCGGCAGCGTCGAGAGTGTAGGCAACTGTGCTGATGGACCTTTCGGCGGCGTCAGGGAGCAGCAACGCCAGCTCCACCAgcctcatcaccatcatcatcaacagcatctGCACCATTCCGGGAGTAAGTCGCagttgcaacagcagcagcaccgtctATCACCGTGCCGCGATATCCTGAAGTCGCGCCGTGACTCGGACAGCGAGCAGGACTGCGAGCATGAACGGCGACGGCACTGCGAGCGGTTCTCGAAGACTCGCCCTCCGCCCGGTCGCAAGTCCGTGTCGCCCCGGGCTCGCAAGCAATCGTCCAAGTTCCACCATGGCTCcacaacgacggcggcgatggtgaagGACCGTGCCGGACACGTGGCCGTGCTGACGGCCGGAAGTGAGCATTTCTACTCGAAACATGACACACACTCTAGCGTGTCgaaagcgaccgaccggcgtAGTGGAGGTCTGGGACGCGTTGCCAAATCGGATCCGCGGTCCGTCGCCGCCTTCCTACAGCAAACCATCAACAAGGACCATCAATCGGCGGGAGCTACGATCGACGATTCGCCGATGGGCGAGACAACGCCGCTGGCCGACTACAACGACAACACCGTGCTGGAGAAGAAccaggcggcggccgccgagaTGGAATCGACGTCGGAACCGGATCAGGAACGGCGAGTGGACACCAGCGAAGGGCCACTGTCGCCACGCGAAAAGCTTCCCTGGGGCCAATCGTACCCCGACGATACGCCGGCTCTCGTGTGCCAGCGGTTCGCCGACGACAAGTTCGATCACGCCAAGCGCATGGACTCGGTGTCCCACGCCAAACTGCGGCCCGTGTCGTCCGGCGGTTCACTTAAACTGTACGGTGCGTATCACCGGAGCGAGGACAATGCGGGCGTCACCGGCGGGACCAAATCAGccgtggcaccggtggccaacaataTGTTCGACGAGCGCGTGAAGACGATCAGCCGGAAGCTGAGCGGGCTGAAGAAGAAGGTGACCCAGTTCGAGGAGCGGTTCGAGCGCGATCATGGCTGCCGGCCGACGCACGGCGACAGATCGGCCGACCCGGCCATCAAGAGCATCGTGGTCGAGATGCACAAGCTGCGCCGGGAGAAGAACCAGATTAAGGCCGATCTGGTGGTGTTCTCGGCGAAGGGCGGTCCGCAAGCGGCAGGCAGCGGCGGAACAGAGGggcacgacgacgagaaaCGCCTCGGCAAGATGAAGGATACCATCGCCGATATCGAGAAG CGTTTGACGGAAAAACGTGAAACGGATCAGCGGAGTGAAAATCTGGACCTCCTGTCGAACGATCAGCTGACGGAGGAAAAGGCGTCCGTTCAGCGTGCCCTGCTGTACCTGGAGTCGATGTACGGTCGACCGGCGAGCCGCGATGAACGGGACGCGGCCCGGCCACTGTACGATCGCTACCGGCTCATCAAGCGCCTAGTGAACCGCGCCAACTCGATCAGTGGCCCTTGCGGCGTGGCCAACTCTCAGATGCCAACCATCCTTGAACACGAGGCGCtcgccatcatcggcacctCGACCCCGTCCACCGATATTTCTCCTCCGTCGGCCACTTCGACGCTACAGTCACCTACGGACACGGGTGGCAGTAGTGCACCGACCTCCGGTGTAGGCGGCACCCAATCGGCGGACGACTCGGAAgcatcgaccaccaccacgacgaccagCTCCGCTACCGAGAACATCCACTCGATGACGGCGGACGAGCTGTGGCAGCACTACGATACGACGCGCGACGAAAAGAAGGAGCTACGCCGCACGATCAAGGAGTTCGAGCAGCAGTTCGAGGAAACGACCGGACGTAAGATGCTAAAGTCCGATCGCAAATCCATCGAGGACACCTACGCTCTCTACAAACAAAAGAAGGCGAAGCTCCGCCTAATCGATGCGCtgttcaaaaaacaaatgcaagTCTAG
- the LOC131214962 gene encoding acireductone dioxygenase, which produces MVRAWFMDNEKTDQRLEHQLNPPKFLTLEDLFTFTGVEYFKINIPSYNTDGVLDKIRTDRGYSYEDEITCSEACLPDYESKLKTFFTEHLHTDEEIRLVIDGSGYFDVRNGKDDSWIRIEVVAGDLIIIPSGIYHRFTLDTKNYIKAKRYFVGEPVWLPYNRPVDDMDCRKEYLKRLETGFAA; this is translated from the exons ATGGTTCGCGCCTGGTTTATGGACAACGAGAAGACCGATCAGCGTTTGGAACACCAACTGAATCCACCAAAGTTTCTAACGCTGGAAGATTTGTTCACCTTCACCGGCGTTGAGTATTTCAAG ATCAACATTCCTTCCTACAACACGGACGGAGTGTTGGACAAAATCCGCACGGACCGAGGTTACTCGTACGAGGACGAAATTACCTGCTCGGAAGCCTGCTTGCCGGATTACGAGAGCAAACTGAAGACATTTTTCACCGAACATCTGCACACCGACGAAGAGATACGGCTCGTGATTGACGGTTCCGGATATTTCGATGTGCGCAA CGGAAAAGACGATTCCTGGATCCGCATCGAAGTTGTAGCTGGAGATCTGATCATCATTCCCAGTGGAATCTATCATCGCTTTACGTTGGACACCAAG AACTACATTAAAGCCAAACGTTACTTCGTTGGGGAACCTGTTTGGCTGCCGTACAATCGACCGGTTGATGATATGGACTGCCGGAAGGAATATTTAAAACGACTGGAAACGGGGTTCGCTGCTTGA